The Apium graveolens cultivar Ventura chromosome 3, ASM990537v1, whole genome shotgun sequence sequence GTTGTGATTCGGAAGTACCATGATGTGTTCGCCTGGGGGCCGGAAGACATGTCTGGTTTGAATCCCAAGACGACTAAGCATTTTCTGAATGTGCAGCCCGAGGCCAAACCAGTGAAGCAGAAGAAGAGAGCTTTTGTATTCGAATGGTAGAAGGTGATAGAGGCCGAAGTGGAAAAGTTGTTAGAAGCTAAGGTTATAGAAGTGATTGAATACCCCGATTGGTTAGCTAACGTGGTAGTCATCAAAAAATACAATGAaaagtggaggatgtgtgtggactacacGGATCTCAATAAGGTGTGTCTGAAGGATCACTACCCCTTACCTAGCATCGACCAACTGATAAATGCCACAGCAGGATACCAGGTACTTAGTTTTCTTGATGCTTTTTCTGGTTATCATCAAATTACCATGAATGATAAGGATGTGcccaagacagcattcataaCTCTGAAGGAAACTTATTCTTATATTAAAATGCCCTTTGGACTTAAAAACGCTAGAGCCACATTCCAGCGAATGGTGAACAAGGTGTTCAAAGAACAGATCGGTCAGAATATGGAGGCTTATGTGGACGACATGATTGTAAAGTCCCTGTTCTAAGACCACGCCGAAGACTTGAAGGAATGCTTCGTAACTCTCCGAAGAAATATTATGAGGATCAATCCGAACAAATGCACCTTCGGAGTGTCCAATGGGAAATTCCCGGGCTATATGGTCAGCGCCCGTGGGATAGAGGCGAATCTTGAAAAAATCGAGACAGTCATCAACATGGAAGCCCCTAAATGCATCAAAGATATCCAAAGGTTGACCGGACGACTGGCCGCCCTTTGGCGATTCATTTCCAGATCAGCCGAGAAGGCACTTCCTTTCTTCACCGTGCTTAAAGGGTTAAAGAATGTTGAGTGGGGGCCCGAATTCCAAAAGGCGTTCGAAGAAGTGAAAGAGTACCTCATCAAGGCACCACTCTTAATGAGGCCTGATCTGAAGAAAACACTTCAGCTTTACTTGGACGTGTCCGACAGAACACTAGGGGCAGTACTTGTGAAAAATTATGAAGGTATTCAACATCCTGTTTTCAACGTGTCTCGTGTCCTTAAGGATCCTGAAACGAGATACCCCAATGCCGAAAAGTTCGCATATGGGCTGGTTATGGCCTCTCGAAAATTGTGACACTACTTCCAGGACCGAACGATTCAAGCTATCATCAATCAACCTCTAAAGAAAATTTTGACAAGGCCCGAAGCCTGGGGAAGGGTCGTAGCCTGGTCTATTAAATTAGGAGAGTTCGACCTTGAATATGTCCCCAGGACTGCAATTAAAGCTCAAGCCTTGGCTGATTTCATGGTCGAATGTATGTTTTTGGGGCCGCAGGATCTCACCCCATAAGAATAGCTCATTCAGACTCCGGGGAAATGGAAGCTCATTGTGGATGGTTCGGTAGCCGGGAAAAAATGTGGAGTCAGCTTAATACTTTCCAGCCCCGAAAGGTTTCGACATATGTCAAGCTATAAGGTTTGATTTTCCCCTCACCAATAACGAAGCAGAATACGAAGCACTCCTGGCAGGAATGGAGTTAGCCCGAAGTCTCAAGGCGAAGCATTTAAGAGCGTTCAGTGACTCAATGTTAGTGGTTAAGCATTTTTCTGGAGAGTACGAACAAAGGGATCCTCGGACAAAAGCCTATGCCACTAAGGTAAAAAATGCTTCTTTGTCATTTGAAACTTTTGAGCTAAGTCAAATTGGCAGGGAGAATAATATCTGGGCAGACGCCCTCTCCAGGCTAGTTTCGGCTGAGACACAGAGCCTAATTGGTTCTATCTACCTCACCGAAGTCAAGACGCCTTCGATCGAGAAAAAAGAATGTCTGGAAATTCACCAAGGCACCGATTGGATGACTCCGATAAGGAATTTTATGGAAAAGGGAATCCTACCTTTAGACCAAAGTGAAGCCCTAAAAATAAAATGCAGGGCATCAAGCTACACAATTATTAATGAAAGAATGTACCGTCGATCTGTCAGCCAACCCCTCTTAAGGTGCTTAAATATTGAAGAACAACATCAAGTTCTCGAAGTGGTGCACGAAGGAATTTGCGGAGAGCATTTGGCCGGTCGGTCTCTCGCCTTTAAAATCCTTCGTTAAGGGTTCTTTTGGCCGACTTTGAGAGCTGATGCAAGTGAGTATGCAAAGAAATGTGAACGATGTCAGCTGTTCGCCACGGTTCCGAAGCAACCTCCCGAAGAAATGACTTTTGTCCTTAGCCCCATTTCATTCGCCATGTGGGCCATAGACATAGTTGAAATTCTCCCCAGCAGCACCAAACAGACAAAATACAGCATAATTGCCATCGACTACATGACCAAGTGGGTCGAAGCCCGACCGTTATTCGCCATAACCGAGGAAGCAGCTAAGAAATTCTTTTTGGAGCGGATCATTCTCAGATTTGGGATTCCAAAAATTTGCGTCTCTTATAATTGTTCGCACTAAAACACACGCGAAAATACTCGCAAGTGCACatgatcacaagtagtataagatataagtcaagttcattcccacagagaatcggtttaggttaagttcagattatgcacctatgcaataatgtatgattatcgttcaatgctaagacaattaACAATTTGTGTTTTAATTAAATTAAGAGATTATATTAAATAACATTAAATACGAGAATTaagattgaattacttatatgagaataaacatgggattctaactttattaaatacttcattcaaagtttatgtctttaatcctagcatgtgatggtgatgataactaatcagataacacgaaactagtatacgccaactttcattgtacatATACCCTATTATtaaacatccataattaagatagaagttgaatagacaccaattatgcttagtccctatatttctataaagattgaaaacataatggtttaagagcaagttatctatcttgattatatagggtgaataagatggttaaaattacctacgaattatgcatatcaattcatacataaacctatgcttgcatggcaagttctaaacctctatattcattatcgcttcaatagagattaacaaacaatcttagatgttagctacgcatcaaagacgaataagcacaaccaaactaggaaatcataaatcaccataCACAAAGGattttaaaacaattaaatattgaaatccataaataaatatgttagaaccccatgacaacgattagttcataatcgaactcatcgtcaccagGGGTTCCAacgaaaacatgataataaacaatataagagtattaggatttaaagacaaatcgaaacaagcatccaaagtatcaactatattgaagaatataaaagtcttcttctccatAGTCGCCTTGTGCTTTCTAGGTCTTCGTATTTCTCTCCCTTGGCTCCTTCTTATTAAAAACGAATTATAATTGGCTTATATATGCTTCTGGACGACCTGGGCCCTCAAAATTATCAAATTCAAGTCAAATCAGGATTGTGGCTCAGGACTCTGGAGTGGCcgcctgttattcctagaggactaacaatgagatttacagaagggggggttgaatgtaaatctcaaaactttttcaagttttgagaagtttattaaagcagtgtgttctagatgaacaagtgtatgaattgctttgagctaatgcagacagatatatattcaaacacaaaatgtaaagaacacaacaaactttaaaaacttttctggtggatttgttattccaccagagatggtatattagaaaatctgtgttcaacaatgttgatcacagctgcatcctagtacaaactagatgaattttctctcaagatatttcttaacagctctggaaaaatcactctaattactagcttcttcttggtttatatattaccaagtgtacaagtgaaaaacaatataaaattacaatagtaaaataagttcttcacttgcttcttttcctgttcactcaagtactttgttgact is a genomic window containing:
- the LOC141714101 gene encoding uncharacterized protein LOC141714101 produces the protein MELARSLKAKHLRAFSDSMLVVKHFSGEYEQRDPRTKAYATKVKNASLSFETFELSQIGRENNIWADALSRLVSAETQSLIGSIYLTEVKTPSIEKKECLEIHQGTDWMTPIRNFMEKGILPLDQSEALKIKCRASSYTIINERMYRRSVSQPLLRCLNIEEQHQVLEVVHEGICGEHLAGRSLAFKILR